A section of the Citrus sinensis cultivar Valencia sweet orange chromosome 8, DVS_A1.0, whole genome shotgun sequence genome encodes:
- the LOC102611471 gene encoding disease resistance RPP13-like protein 4, protein MAASKATEAMIGTLIEKVFSALLTQAQYALDFKDQLEAMKTKLELMTAFISCTDKQKTRGEFMQKILPNLRKIIYEADDIMTDCQIRDEYRKDGFCHRFSLRDLFFIYQTGKDLKHINSRIEKMESSLGVYGRAEQPIIQQGPNNSSYQIFKYSPEDREPSEIIGLEKDLEKIKGWILSSNEKLQQIGIVGMGGLGKTTIAQKIFNDREMVAYFEKRIWVPVSQNFSEELVMRAMLKQLGEDESGIEESHLLHKIQQRLSDKTCLIVMDDVWRMNLDWWKNLYPTEKRCFAIITSRNETVVNSMGVDESRIHRPKILNEEESWSLLCKHAFLTSKGKCPNKEFEKKGREILKKCGGLPLAIKTIGGLLAPKVHSLSEWNKINDDFHVYLTTERENNSVVASLRLSYDELPTHLKQCLLCFSVYPDDFEISGEQMVHWWVGEGLIWGRDNRTATELGFDYLSELVSRCLVEVVHRRGYDGRVYSCKMHDLVRDMTIQIAKDEAFCSFDEQGRQKLTQDSRWFGFNSDMDPKSLKKSSRLRALILQSSTPVSLWNVKSLMSLRLLDFSYCKLDRINVEDLLDKISSLKRLAYLNLSGVAGNIELPSSIQKLRNLQILVLRRCTKLHPSITSLKKLIILDLGSCPLQYLPRGLEKLIYLQELSGFRVASQSNTQGCRLNALLGLKQLRVLRMSINNESEISEDEWNVLSQLEKLKVLAIDAEDCKEEHVSQMLDRLLPPPSLQELYLRRYRHEILPKWINLKHLSSLQYLCLEDGDISNFEISSESDQDSNGTTWVLEGLCLKFMPNLILDWNVLLKDMPILRYAEVSRCFNLKNSPFPLDKPAVWKKNQD, encoded by the coding sequence ATGGCGGCGTCGAAAGCGACAGAGGCGATGATTGGGACATTGATAGAGAAAGTGTTTTCTGCTTTGCTGACTCAAGCTCAGTACGCACTTGATTTTAAAGATCAGCTTGAGGCAATGAAGACAAAGCTTGAGCTAATGACTGCCTTCATCTCCTGCACTGATAAGCAGAAAACTCGGGGGGAGTTCATGCAGAAGATCTTGCCTAAcctgagaaaaataatttatgaagcTGATGACATAATGACGGATTGCCAAATTAGAGATGAATATCGGAAAGATGGGTTTTGCCACAGGTTCTCACTTCGTGACTTGTTTTTCATATACCAAACAGGCAAGGATTTGAAGCATATCAATTCACGGATTGAGAAAATGGAGTCTAGCTTGGGGGTGTATGGAAGAGCAGAACAGCCAATCATCCAGCAGGGGCCTAATAATTCATCAtaccaaatatttaaatattccCCAGAGGACCGGGAACCATCAGAAATAATCGGTTTGGAGAAGGACTTGGAAAAGATTAAAGGGTGGATCCTTAGCAGTAATGAGAAGCTTCAGCAAATCGGTATTGTGGGTATGGGTGGTTTAGGCAAAACCACCATTGCCCAAAAGATATTCAATGATAGAGAGATGGTTGCATACTTTGAGAAGAGGATATGGGTGCCAGTTTCTCAGAATTTCAGCGAGGAACTAGTCATGAGGGCCATGTTGAAACAGCTGGGAGAGGATGAATCGGGAATTGAAGAAAGCCATTTGCTGCACAAAATTCAACAGAGGCTCAGTGACAAGACCTGTCTCATTGTAATGGATGATGTGTGGAGAATGAATCTAGATTGGTGGAAGAATTTATATCCGACTGAAAAAAGATGCTTCGCTATCATCACATCTAGAAATGAAACCGTTGTCAACAGTATGGGAGTTGATGAGTCAAGAATTCATCgcccaaaaattttaaatgaagaGGAGAGTTGGTCATTACTCTGCAAGCATGCATTTTTAACGAGCAAGGGAAAATGCCCCAATAAggagtttgaaaaaaaaggtagAGAGATCTTGAAGAAATGCGGGGGACTACCGCTGGCAATCAAGACAATAGGAGGCTTGCTTGCTCCAAAAGTCCATTCCCTTAGTGAGTGGAATAAaatcaatgatgattttcatgtATATTTGACAACCGAAAGAGAGAACAATTCGGTGGTGGCTTCTCTACGACTGAGCTATGATGAACTCCCCACACATCTAAAGCAGTGCCTCTTGTGTTTCTCTGTTTATCCCGACGACTTTGAGATAAGTGGTGAACAGATGGTACATTGGTGGGTGGGAGAAGGACTCATCTGGGGCAGGGACAATCGGACTGCTACGGAATTAGGCTTTGATTATCTTTCAGAGCTAGTAAGCAGATGCTTGGTTGAAGTTGTGCATCGAAGAGGCTATGATGGCAGGGTCTATAGTTGCAAGATGCACGATCTGGTCAGGGATATGACCATTCAGATTGCAAAAGATGAGGCTTTTTGCAGCTTTGATGAACAAGGCAGGCAGAAATTGACACAAGACTCGCGATGGTTCGGTTTCAACAGTGACATGGATCCAAAATCCCTGAAAAAAAGTTCAAGGCTCAGGGCATTGATACTGCAATCAAGCACTCCAGTTTCCCTTTGGAATGTGAAATCGCTCATGTCACTGAGACTGCTGGATTTCTCATACTGTAAGCTTGATCGAATTAATGTTGAGGATCTATTGGATAAGATCTCTTCACTTAAACGCCTTGCATATCTCAACTTAAGCGGAGTTGCAGGCAATATTGAGCTCCCATCTTCAATTCAAAAGCTTCGTAATCTCCAAATACTTGTTCTGAGGAGGTGCACCAAACTACATCCATCAATTACTAGTTTGAAGAAGTTGATCATCTTGGACCTCGGATCTTGTCCTCTTCAGTATCTACCTCGTGGACTCGAGAAGCTAATTTATCTCCAGGAGCTGTCTGGATTTCGGGTGGCGAGTCAGTCTAACACACAAGGCTGTCGACTTAACGCCCTGCTGGGACTGAAGCAGCTAAGAGTTCTACGAATGTCCATAAATAATGAGAGTGAAATCTCGGAAGATGAATGGAATGTCTTATCACAGCTCGAGAAACTCAAAGTTTTAGCTATTGATGCAGAGGATTGTAAAGAAGAACATGTATCACAGATGTTGGATAGGCTTTTGCCTCCTCCGAGCCTTCAGGAGCTTTACCTCAGGCGATACCGCCACGAAATTCTGCCAAAATGGATTAATCTTAAGCACCTCTCAAGCCTGCAATATCTCTGTCTTGAGGATGGAGACATCAGCAACTTCGAAATCAGTTCTGAATCTGATCAGGATAGCAATGGCACCACATGGGTCCTTGAGGGTCTATGTTTAAAGTTTATGCCAAACTTAATTCTTGATTGGAATGTTTTGCTCAAGGATATGCCTATACTACGTTATGCAGAGGTTAGTCGTTGCTTCAATCTGAAAAATTCCCCTTTTCCTCTGGACAAGCCGGCTGTCTGGAAGAAGAATCAAGATTGA